One Scylla paramamosain isolate STU-SP2022 chromosome 5, ASM3559412v1, whole genome shotgun sequence genomic region harbors:
- the LOC135100315 gene encoding progestin and adipoQ receptor family member 4-like, which produces MVSSTEGNSGSWQAGGDSQQPRRLLKRGEAPQHRANNPYIMDGYLPPLSLRGCLRSLFYVHNETGNIVTHAVPLLFIVLHGPTWPSLWGLNEPLLSWAVLVVMAMPWAASTLYHTFMAHRGGKWVYRLLLGIDVVGICTAVCLGPMPHVYVSTLGLGRAAAAVAVLIYCHACLYSLTQAVKATNAWDSRTCFTLPVLMVAACWVLRVSPWGEGQWEGGMFVPPMLALFVLGGLAGATFVPERWAPGRVDLAGNSHQIMHLLVVAAQYCMFRGALTDLSWLLQRHAHPADGQ; this is translated from the coding sequence ATGGTCTCGTCCACGGAAGGCAACTCAGGATCGTGGCAGGCGGGAGGCGACTCTCAGCAGCCCCGGAGATTACTGAAGCGTGGCGAGGCACCGCAGCACCGCGCCAACAACCCCTATATCATGGACGGCTACCTGCCCCCGCTGTCACTCCGAGGATGCCTCCGAAGTTTGTTCTACGTACACAACGAGACAGGCAACATTGTGACGCACGCCGTGCCGCTGCTGTTCATCGTGCTGCACGGGCCCACGTGGCCGTCGCTGTGGGGCCTCAATGAACCGCTATTGTCGTGGGccgtgctggtggtgatggccaTGCCGTGGGCCGCCTCCACGCTGTACCACACCTTCATGGCCCACCGCGGCGGGAAGTGGGTGTACAGACTGCTGCTGGGCATCGACGTGGTGGGCATCTGCACCGCAGTGTGCCTGGGTCCTATGCCCCACGTGTACGTGTCCACGCTGGGCCTGGgcagggcggcggcggcagtggcggtTCTCATCTACTGCCACGCCTGTCTCTACTCCCTGACTCAAGCCGTCAAGGCGACAAACGCTTGGGATTCCCGCACCTGCTTTACGCTGCCCGTGCTGATGGTGGCCGCCTGCTGGGTGCTGCGGGTCAGCCCCTGGGGCGAGGGTCAGTGGGAGGGAGGCATGTTCGTGCCGCCTATGCTCGCCCTCTTCGTGCTGGGGGGCCTCGCGGGGGCGACTTTCGTGCCTGAGCGGTGGGCGCCGGGTCGCGTGGACCTGGCGGGCAACTCTCATCAAATCATGCACCTGCTGGTGGTGGCCGCGCAGTACTGCATGTTCCGCGGGGCACTCACGGACCTGAGCTGGTTGCTGCAGCGCCACGCACACCCTGCTGATGGCCAATGA